Below is a genomic region from Prolixibacteraceae bacterium.
GCTGCAGCAATAATAACTTCAATACCTCTACTTTTTGCTTCGGTCGCAAATTTCTCAACTTGTTCTGGGGTGCGATGTGCTGAAAGGGCATGGATTTCAAAAGGAATCTGAAAATCGTCTAATAATTGTGCTGCTTTCTCCATCACTGGCAGGTCAGATGTGCTGCCCATTATAATACTTACTCTAGGTTTCATACTTTTGATTAGTAACTAAGTGAATGTTTTGGGTTTACAAAAAGAAAAGATACAAATGTTGGATCGGAAAAAAAATGATTTATTGACAAAAAAATATGCCATCTTTTTTTTTTGAACCGGATATGTTTCGTTAATTTGCGCCCTTTCTCCTACAAATCTATTTAGATTATTAAAATGTGGCTATTAGATAGAGAAGATTCGGGGAGTAAATGATGAAAATTTAAAGTACATCTATCAAACGTTAGTCGATAAACAATTTCAGAGATGAAAAGAGTTAAGCTTTGGGACAAAGAATTCGAAGTTTCTTATCCAAATGAGCAGATTGTAGCTGCTGTGAAAGAGATGGCAGTCAAGATGAGAGAAGATCTTGAAGGGAAAGAAGCAATATTTTTGTGTGTCCTGAATGGTTGTTTCATGTTCGCAGCCGATTTGTTAAAAGAGGTTGAGTTAACAGACGCAGAGGTTTCTTTTGTGAAGTTGGCTTCATATGAGGGAACACAAACGACAGAGAATATTAAGCAGTTGATCGGTTTGAAGGAAGATTTGAAAGATCGTACTGTAGTTATCGTAGAAGATATCGTTGATTCAGGATTTACTATTGCAAATCTTATCGACCAAGTAACAGAAAGAGGAGCTGCAGATATTAGAGTAGCTACTTTACTTTTCAAGCCGAAAGCATTGAAAAAGGATGTTACTGTTGATTACGTAGGTTTGGAAATTCCAAACGATTTCATCGTAGGTTATGGATTAGACTATGATGGAAGAGGACGTAACTTGAAGGATATTTATACACTTGTACCTTAATAAAATAAGAATATATAATGTTGAATCTAGTATTGTTTGGGCCTCCAGGAGCCGGAAAAGGAACACAAGCAGAATTCCTTATTAAGGATTTTGATTTGAATCATATCTCTACAGGAGATCTTCTTCGTAGCGAAATCGCAGCAGAAACTGAGCTTGGATTGAAAGCGAAAGCTTTTATGGATAATGGAGACTTAGTACCTGATGAGGTTGTTATTGGTATGATTGGTTCTAAGCTGGAATCGAATGAAGCATCAAAAGGATTTATCTTCGATGGTTTCCCTCGTACGGTGGCACAAGCTGAAGCACTTGATCAACTTCTTACAGAACACGGAACTGCAGTTTCAGCCATGTTGTCGTTGGAAGTAGAGAAGGAAGAGTTGATGAAGCGTCTTCTTAATAGAGGATTAACTTCAGGGCGTTCAGATGACCAAGATAGTTCTATCATTGAGAATA
It encodes:
- the hpt gene encoding hypoxanthine phosphoribosyltransferase; its protein translation is MKRVKLWDKEFEVSYPNEQIVAAVKEMAVKMREDLEGKEAIFLCVLNGCFMFAADLLKEVELTDAEVSFVKLASYEGTQTTENIKQLIGLKEDLKDRTVVIVEDIVDSGFTIANLIDQVTERGAADIRVATLLFKPKALKKDVTVDYVGLEIPNDFIVGYGLDYDGRGRNLKDIYTLVP
- a CDS encoding adenylate kinase, with the translated sequence MLNLVLFGPPGAGKGTQAEFLIKDFDLNHISTGDLLRSEIAAETELGLKAKAFMDNGDLVPDEVVIGMIGSKLESNEASKGFIFDGFPRTVAQAEALDQLLTEHGTAVSAMLSLEVEKEELMKRLLNRGLTSGRSDDQDSSIIENRINNYNEKTAPLKDFYGAQSKLSPIEGQGSIEEIASRLTAAIKSL